One genomic region from Chlamydia poikilotherma encodes:
- a CDS encoding glycogen/starch/alpha-glucan phosphorylase: MSFDKNLVNIETMKQAILNRLYFGVVQSPESASTRDIFTAVSKTVMEWLAKGWLKTQNSYYEQDVKRVYYISMEFLLGRSLKSNLLNLGILDLVRDALAELNYDFDSLLQMEADAGLGNGGLGRLAACYLDSMATLGIPAYGYGIRYDYGIFDQKIVNGYQVEAPDEWLRYGSPWEICRGEYLYPIRFYGRVIHYTDARGKEVADLVDTQEVLAMAYDVPIPGYGIDTVNTLRLWQAQSPHGFEFNYFNHGNYIRAIEDIALVENISRVLYPNDSISEGQELRLKQEYFLVSATIQDILRRYTKMHISLDNLPDRVAVQLNDTHPALGIAEMMHILIDREELAWDKAWDMTTRIFNYTNHTILPEALERWSIDLFSRLLPRHLEIIYEINSRWLEQVSQRFPGNNDKRRALSIIEEGSDKHVNMASLAIVGSARVNGVSAFHSQLIKTTLFKDFVEFFPDKFINVTNGITPRRWLALCNPRLNTLLDQTIGDAHLIDLSQIHKVIPFANDVSFREQWHQIKLKNKQDFALKLKKEIGEKIDPESLFDFHVKRIHEYKRQLMNILRVIYLYNDLKENSVSKIVPTTVIFAGKAAPGYVFAKLIIKLINSVADCVNNDPQVNEVLKVLFLPNYRVTMSEMIMPASDISEQISTAGMEASGTGNMKFALNGALTIGTMDGANIEMSEYIGRDNMFIFGLLEEEIAKMRREYYPQGICNDNPKIAHVLKLLDQGFFNTSDKDLFKPIVHRLLHEGDPFFVLADLESYIRVHESAANLFTQTDEWVKKSIYNVGGMGFFSSDRAIADYAKDIWNVPTNYNF; this comes from the coding sequence ATGAGTTTTGATAAGAATTTGGTAAATATAGAAACCATGAAGCAGGCGATTTTAAATCGTCTATATTTTGGAGTGGTGCAATCTCCAGAATCTGCTTCGACTAGGGATATATTTACAGCAGTTTCAAAAACTGTAATGGAATGGTTAGCCAAAGGTTGGCTAAAGACTCAGAATAGTTATTACGAACAAGATGTTAAACGTGTCTATTATATTTCTATGGAGTTCTTACTTGGTAGAAGCTTAAAGAGTAATCTTTTGAATTTAGGAATATTAGATCTTGTTCGAGATGCATTAGCAGAGTTAAATTACGATTTCGATAGTTTATTGCAAATGGAAGCAGACGCAGGATTGGGAAATGGAGGTTTAGGAAGACTTGCAGCGTGTTATTTGGATTCTATGGCAACATTAGGAATTCCAGCTTATGGTTATGGAATTCGCTATGATTACGGAATTTTCGATCAGAAAATTGTAAATGGATATCAAGTAGAAGCTCCTGATGAGTGGTTGCGTTATGGAAGCCCTTGGGAAATATGTAGAGGAGAATATCTTTATCCAATTCGTTTTTATGGTAGAGTGATTCACTATACAGATGCTAGGGGGAAAGAAGTTGCAGATCTTGTAGATACACAAGAAGTATTAGCTATGGCTTATGATGTACCTATTCCGGGATATGGAATAGATACTGTGAATACCTTGCGCTTATGGCAAGCGCAGTCTCCACATGGATTTGAATTCAATTATTTTAATCATGGGAACTACATTCGTGCTATAGAGGATATTGCATTAGTAGAAAACATCTCAAGAGTGCTCTATCCAAACGATTCTATTTCGGAAGGTCAGGAACTCAGATTAAAGCAGGAGTACTTTTTAGTCTCTGCAACAATTCAAGATATCCTTCGTAGATATACAAAAATGCATATTTCTTTAGATAATCTTCCTGATAGAGTGGCTGTTCAGTTAAATGATACACATCCTGCTTTAGGAATAGCAGAAATGATGCATATCCTTATCGATAGGGAAGAGCTTGCCTGGGATAAAGCATGGGATATGACAACTCGTATATTTAATTACACGAATCATACGATATTACCTGAAGCTTTAGAGCGTTGGTCTATAGATCTGTTTTCACGATTATTGCCTAGGCATTTAGAGATTATTTATGAAATTAATAGCCGATGGTTAGAGCAAGTTTCTCAGAGATTTCCTGGAAATAATGATAAGCGAAGAGCCTTATCTATCATTGAAGAAGGAAGTGATAAACATGTGAATATGGCAAGCCTAGCTATTGTAGGCTCTGCTAGAGTTAATGGTGTATCTGCTTTCCATTCTCAACTTATAAAAACAACCTTATTTAAAGATTTCGTAGAATTTTTTCCTGATAAATTCATTAACGTAACTAACGGAATTACTCCGAGACGTTGGTTAGCTCTATGCAATCCTCGTCTAAATACATTATTAGATCAGACAATTGGAGATGCGCATCTTATAGATCTTTCTCAAATTCATAAGGTGATACCTTTTGCTAATGATGTGAGCTTTAGAGAACAGTGGCATCAAATTAAGCTAAAAAACAAACAAGACTTTGCATTGAAACTTAAAAAAGAAATCGGAGAAAAAATAGATCCTGAATCTCTTTTCGATTTTCATGTAAAGCGTATTCATGAGTACAAACGTCAATTAATGAATATCCTTAGAGTTATTTATCTTTATAATGATCTTAAGGAAAACTCTGTATCCAAAATTGTTCCTACAACAGTAATTTTTGCTGGTAAAGCCGCACCAGGATATGTCTTTGCTAAACTCATCATTAAACTTATCAATAGCGTTGCAGATTGTGTAAATAATGACCCTCAAGTTAATGAAGTTTTAAAGGTTCTTTTTCTTCCTAATTATCGTGTGACCATGTCCGAAATGATCATGCCTGCTTCTGATATATCAGAGCAGATCTCAACAGCGGGAATGGAAGCTTCTGGTACCGGAAATATGAAATTTGCTTTAAATGGTGCTCTAACGATAGGGACTATGGATGGAGCTAACATAGAAATGTCAGAATATATTGGTCGCGACAATATGTTTATTTTCGGTTTATTAGAAGAAGAAATAGCAAAAATGCGTCGTGAGTATTACCCACAAGGAATATGCAACGATAATCCTAAGATTGCACATGTATTAAAATTACTAGATCAAGGATTTTTCAATACTTCGGATAAAGATCTTTTCAAACCTATAGTGCATAGGTTGCTTCACGAAGGAGACCCTTTCTTTGTTTTGGCAGATTTAGAATCTTATATTCGTGTTCATGAATCTGCAGCCAATTTATTTACACAAACTGACGAATGGGTTAAGAAATCTATTTATAATGTTGGTGGTATGGGGTTTTTCTCCAGTGATAGAGCGATTGCCGATTACGCTAAAGATATATGGAATGTCCCTACGA